In the genome of bacterium, one region contains:
- a CDS encoding 4'-phosphopantetheinyl transferase superfamily protein yields the protein MFADRAEVSPATVAASWAAPPEDLRLGGRDVHVWKASLDVGPLRVGRFAEILSEDERARALRFVFAVDRDRFIICRGVLRALLGRYLRVAPDSLRFTYNAYGKPVLSTGRGREAYRFNVSHAGGMALYGVTIGREVGIDVERVRPDVVTDQIAEQCFSRRELAAFRGLSPAGRVEGFFRGWTRKEAYVKARGEGFVYPLGEFDVSLGPTEPAALLSTPRDPLETSRWSLEEVLGGPNYIAAIAVEGRGWRLRRWQWTDS from the coding sequence ATGTTTGCGGACCGCGCCGAAGTGAGCCCTGCCACCGTCGCGGCTTCCTGGGCCGCGCCGCCGGAGGATCTCCGCCTTGGCGGTCGGGATGTGCATGTGTGGAAGGCGTCGCTGGATGTGGGGCCGCTGCGCGTGGGCAGGTTTGCGGAGATCCTCTCGGAGGACGAGCGGGCCAGAGCGCTCCGGTTCGTTTTCGCTGTGGACCGAGATCGATTCATCATCTGCCGCGGTGTGCTCAGGGCCCTCTTGGGCCGGTATCTCCGTGTCGCGCCCGACTCCCTCCGGTTCACGTACAACGCCTACGGCAAACCCGTGCTCTCAACCGGACGCGGCCGGGAAGCCTATCGGTTCAACGTCTCCCATGCGGGGGGAATGGCTCTCTATGGTGTGACCATCGGGCGGGAGGTCGGCATCGATGTGGAGCGCGTCCGCCCCGACGTCGTCACCGACCAAATCGCCGAGCAATGCTTTTCCCGTCGAGAGCTCGCCGCCTTCCGCGGCCTGAGCCCTGCGGGCCGTGTGGAAGGTTTCTTCCGCGGCTGGACGCGGAAGGAGGCCTATGTCAAGGCGAGGGGTGAGGGGTTCGTCTATCCCCTCGGCGAGTTCGACGTGTCCCTGGGCCCCACCGAGCCAGCGGCGCTGTTGTCGACCCCCCGCGACCCGTTGGAAACCTCTCGGTGGTCTCTGGAAGAAGTGTTGGGTGGTCCCAACTACATTGCCGCAATCGCTGTGGAAGGGCGCGGCTGGCGGCTTCGGCGCTGGCAATGGACGGATTCGTAG